One Astatotilapia calliptera chromosome 1, fAstCal1.2, whole genome shotgun sequence DNA segment encodes these proteins:
- the thsd4 gene encoding thrombospondin type-1 domain-containing protein 4 isoform X2, with protein sequence MLSGLALLLLVCLHMRVQGKLRSQSLGCDEYLGSGRVVDKCGVCGGDNSTCRLVSGVFKHSLSKIGYHKIVEIPEGATKINVTEMVKSRNYLALRSRSGRSIINGNWAIDRPGKYEGAGTMFTYRRPNEISSTAGESFLAEGPTNEILDVYMIFQQPNPGVHYEYILPSEKLVSPQQPSRRPEGNAVNGQDGYDQQNHQENFNPAGSGRYSPPPTENQVPSVQPPRREREYNWKLTGATECSASCGKGFRYSIFHCVNRLTQVQVSDSLCDSSSRPSPQEEACNLQPCPAFWDIGEWSECSKTCGLGMQHRQVLCRQVYANRTLNVHTSRCRHLERPETASTCQLKICSEWQIRSEWTSCSVPCGLGQRSREVHCVSNVGDFVPDEECNMNLRPNDVENCDMGACAKSWFYTEWGNRCSAECGMGVRTRGVLCLTNQISSLPLEGCGSERPADSQVCNNGPCENRIEWFTGPWSQCSAECGTGTQQRSVVCLMKSNEGFTVMPPYECSSLDKPLRQQSCSLKACGAKWYHTDWSACSKTCEGGFRVREVRCLSDDMLSREGCDVQLKPEEKEDCNPEPCIPLIDENCRDKYFNCNVVVQARLCVYDYYKTTCCASCSRVAHKQSTYRRQS encoded by the exons AGTCTAGGATGCGATGAGTATCTCGGATCAGGAAGGGTGGTGGACAAGTGTGGCGTGTGTGGAGGTGACAACTCAACCTGTAGGCTGGTTTCAGGAGTGTTCAAACATAGTTTATCCAAGATCGGCTATCACAAGATAGTGGAGATCCCAGAAGGCGCCACCAAGATCAATGTTACTGAGATGGTGAAGAGCAGAAACTACCTAG CTTTGCGAAGCCGATCAGGGCGATCAATCATTAATGGAAACTGGGCAATTGACCGGCCAGGAAAGTATGAGGGTGCAGGGACCATGTTCACCTACCGCCGACCCAATGAAATCAGTAGCACAGCTGGGGAATCCTTTCTCGCTGAAGGCCCCACAAATGAGATTCTGGACGTTTAT ATGATCTTCCAGCAGCCAAATCCTGGTGTTCACTATGAGTACATTCTCCCATCTGAGAAGCTCGTGAGCCCTCAGCAACCAAGCCGCAGGCCGGAAG GGAATGCTGTGAATGGACAGGATGGATACGACCAGCAGAATCATCAGGAAAACTTTAATCCAGCTGGCAGTGGAAGATATTCGCCTCCTCCCACTGAAAACCAGGTACCCTCCGTACAGCCACCCAGACGTGAGAGAGAATACAACTGGAAACTGACTGGTGCTACAGAGTGCAGTGCTTCCTGTGGTAAAG GTTTCAGATATTCCATCTTTCACTGTGTCAACCGGCTGACTCAGGTCCAGGTATCGGACTCTTTGTGTGACAGCAGCAGCCGACCAAGTCCACAGGAAGAGGCCTGCAACTTGCAGCCCTGCCCAGCATT cTGGGATATTGGAGAATGGTCAGAGTGCAGCAAAACCTGCGGTCTGGGCATGCAGCATCGGCAGGTCTTGTGTCGCCAGGTTTACGCCAACCGCACCCTCAATGTCCACACGAGCCGCTGTCGACACCTGGAGCGGCCTGAAACTGCCAGTACCTGCCAGCTAAAGATCTGCAGTGAGTGGCAGATTCGCTCAGAGTGGACTTCT TGCTCTGTGCCATGTGGGCTGGGTCAGAGGTCACGAGAGGTACACTGTGTCAGCAATGTGGGCGACTTTGTTCCTGATGAGGAGTGCAACATGAATCTGCGGCCCAATGATGTGGAGAACTGTGATATGGGAGCTTGTGCCAAGAGCTGGTTCTACACTGAGTGGGGCAACAGG TGCTCAGCTGAATGTGGTATGGGTGTACGGACACGGGGAGTTCTCTGCCTGACCAACCAAATCAGCAGTCTCCCTCTGGAAGGATGTGGCAGCGAACGGCCCGCAGACTCTCAGGTCTGCAACAACGGTCCGTGTGAGAATCGAATTGAGTGGTTCACAGGACCCTGGAGCCAG TGCTCTGCAGAGTGTGGCACCGGCACCCAGCAGAGGTCAGTGGTGTGTTTGATGAAGTCAAATGAAGGATTCACTGTCATGCCACCATATGAGTGCTCATCCCTGGACAAACCTCTCAGGCAGCAGAGCTGTAGCCTCAAGGCCTGTGGAGCAAAGTGGTACCACACTGACTGGAGTGCT TGCTCCAAAACATGTGAAGGAGGTTTCCGTGTGAGAGAGGTGCGCTGTCTGTCTGATGACATGCTGTCCAGAGAGGGCTGCGATGTGCAGTTGAAACCAGAAGAGAAGGAGGACTGCAACCCAGAGCCCTGCATACCTCTGATAG ATGAGAACTGCAGAGACAAATACTTCAACTGCAATGTGGTGGTCCAGGCTCGCCTCTGCGTGTATGATTACTACAAGACAACATGCTGTGCTTCATGTTCCCGGGTGGCCCACAAACAGTCGACCTATCGCCGACAAAGCTAG